The following nucleotide sequence is from Drosophila simulans strain w501 chromosome 3L, Prin_Dsim_3.1, whole genome shotgun sequence.
ACTGTCTTCCGGTCAATTTGCGAGGAAAGGCACTCTGTATGGTGCGATCCCTGGCTCGGTTTGGTGGCGTGTTGGGCAGCACCATGATTGGACTCTTTATAAGGGTCACCTGTGATGTAACCTTTAACATCTTCAATCTCTGCCTGGCAAGTAAGTATCGCTTTGGTTCTCCAAGCCGAATGTTCGCTTCTTTAAGACCTTTACTCTCCGCAGTTTGCGTCGTTTTGGCTGTCTTCCAACCCAAGGACATAGTGACATAATGCTGTCTGATCGTCTAAATTATTATGTGTTGCAATGTCGGTAGTTTTTGAATAGAGTTTTAAACCTTAAcgaaattttatttgtgccaTTATTTTGCTCAGGACCAAACAAATTAGTCTAGCAATCTGTATTTATGTTTCATTCGTAGCAAATAGTTGTATACACATTAAAAATTAGCCAGTTGTAGgtcttttttaaaaattaaaatgataataGCTAGTACCAAAGATGAGTGACATAGATGAGGTGTTTACCAAACTAGGTAAGTGGTGTGCAACGTACGATGATTCTGTGTCCTGATCATTGTGCTCCGATAGGTTTCGGCAAGATGCAGTTCATCATTTTATTTAGCTGCTTTAATCTGCAAATTTGGATGACCAACGAGCAGCTGGGATTTGGAGTAGTAATAGCAGGGGCAAGTTGTGAAATGCGTATACACGACAGGCGGTTGGCCTGGTTAATGGCTGCAAGTTTCGCCGCCCAGATGGTATCTTGTTTTTTATGGGGCGAGCTGGCGGATGTGTACGGAAGGCGCAGAATCATTATGATTTCTTCAATCGTCGCGAACATAGTGTCCATTCTCTCGGCTTGCGTGCCGGAGTTTTGGGGCTTCCTGTTCCTGCGTTCGGTGGGTGGCTTCTTGTGAGTATAGGCGAGTAGTCCGAGTCTACATCAATTGAACTTGATACTGCCCCTCTCCACGCTTAGCATTGCTGCGTCAGTTGTTTGTTTAATGACCTACTTGAGTGAATTCACAAAGATCTCCTTGCGACCCAGGGTGCTAACCATTATGAGCTTTTCGCTCGGCCTGAGCATGATCTACGTGCCGTGTAAGAATCGATTCGCTACTATCTTCAGATGACTATTTCCGTCCTTCAGGTCTGGCCGGTTTTCTGCTGCCATTGCGAATGGAGCCCAGTAGCTGGCGCATCCTGCTGTTGTGCAACCAGGTGCCCGGAATCATCGGAATAATCATTCTGATATTCCTGCCCGAGAGTCCCAAGTACTACCTGTCGATAAACAATCAGGAGAAGGCCATGCAAGTCATGGAAAGAATCTGTCGAATGAACAAGGGCAAGGAGGTTACTCTTAACAGTCTGGGAGTGGAGTCGCTAACCCAGCCGCGCCTGCGCCAACCGTAAGGATCCAGTTGTGATTCAGTTTGGGGACCGAACTCATTGCTTATCTCTGTTGCCAGATCCCAGAAGCACGGATCGTGTTACGAAACCAAGGTGCTTCTGCTGAACCATGCCAAAATCATGTGGTTTTTCTTCATCATATTCTTCAGCCTGTCGGGACTGTAAGCCCAAATTTGATGTCTTTGGcctatatctatctatctctcGCTTTCCCTTATAAGAGGTTTTGCCCTACCAATCTGGATGCTGCGAGTCAGGGTTCTTACGGCCACGTTCCCCGACTGGGATACGATATGTTCTCACATGGATGAAGTTAGTCCAGACTCGCGTGGCCATTTAGAGGTTCTATTGGGTATTCCAGCGCATTCCGAACCCTTTCTACTTCCTGTTTCTTGCAGTGCCACCTGACCTACGAGCAAATGAGGGATCCGATGATTCACGGATGCGTTGTTCTGGCTCTCTTTATGGTCACCACTGTTATCTTGACTTGGCTAAGTCGTCGTGTGGTAATTATAGGCTTTATATGCATTTCAGTTGTTGGATGCGTGGCCCTTAACTTTATGGAGCATCCTAATCTGATACTGATTAGTTTCTTCGCCATAATCGATCCTATCATATGCAGCGTCAGGTTGGCAAGTTCCATGCTCATAGATCTCGTACCCACTCACCTTAGGTAAGAGTCCATCTATGCCTAGAATATCGCAATATAAATTTCTATCCTGCTTTCCCCAGGGGTAAGGTCTTTGCTCTAATCAGTATGACGGGTCGGGCCGGGGTTTTGATAACCAGTGTGTATGTGGGATACACTTTGTCGCACATTTGCTATGTAacctttaatatatttattatagtGCTCATAGGTAAGCGAGAACTTTTAGCATAATGATATGACTAAGAAGTCTATTTCAATAGTCACAGGCTGTCATGTGTACTGGTTGCCATCTAAATTTCAGCGAACCAGttttgcaaattaatattctcgtaaataaatttatatagcGAGCTGCTTTTTAAAGTCAGCATTCTTTCATTTTGCTACATGCATGATATGTGGGTTTTCAACAGGGGTTTTTCCTATCGGCCTTCCCAATCGGGCAATCAATCATTCAATCAATTGGGCGCACAGCACGCAGTACAAATTTGATGTGTCCCTGCGCTCAGAACGGAAAAAGGATTATGGCGaaagttcaaatatttttgtacaccagccgaaaataaaataaacgtcAAATAAACTTGGCGACAGCTGCGTTTATATAGTCTTGAGTGGATTTTTCTCTGTTGGTGTGCCCGAGCCCAGCGGATATGAGTGTGCGTAAAAGgcaaagcggaaacggaaggcGAGGCAATCGCTAAGCGGCTTAATAATAACTGTCGAGCAagaaaatcgaatcgaaagGAATGGAAAGGAGGAAAACGGGAAGCGAGAAGCAAGAAGCAAGAAAACATATTGGCAAAGACAGGGAACTTTTTGCTGAACTGGCACTACAATAGGGACATCTTGGCAGCAAGGATCTCCAGCGAGAATGGAACCGTCAATTCGGAGTACATCGTGTATatggtacatatgtatgtgaaatacatacatttgtgtgtgtgtatatagagCACTTTTCCCAGACAGCGACTCTgcttattttcatatttaacgGCTTGTTTGTGGCTCTGGGAAATGCGAGTTTCGGCCAAGTTCTGTTGTCTGCGTTCTGTCGCCGTGAGTTTTCATATTTCGCATTTGCCCCGCTTTGCTTTTGAAAAGTTAATTTCAAGGCTCAGCTATTTCGCCGGGGCGTTGAAGGGTTTATGTGAGCGGCGAACTGTTGCAAAGCCAACAGGTAATAAGGGGGTTTCCCGCTCCGAGCTTTGCATTTTAAGCACAAATTTACTGCGAGTTGCTGGCTTTTGTCCTCCTGTGTTTTGGTTGGCAACTTTTTTGGGACTGTGAAAATAGCATCAATAAGCTTAAATAAGCCCCAGCCGCAGACGAGAAGTTTTCATGTGTCCCGGGTGTCCTCCGGTGGATTATCAAGCAGTACGTGAGCCAGGATGAGTGTGTAATGAGATTTCGGCTTTTTCGCTGCTCGGCAAACATGCATGCGAGCACATATAGACGGATACTACTAAGTAATTGTGTGTGAAAGTGGGCGTTAATTAGGTGGCTTGCATGCAGCTAGCTGGAATCGAGAACTCCAGGTTTACGGCGCTAATTAAGGttgaaaaagaagaaaccAAAATGCCAAACGCAACTCAATCTCAACTCAAGTTCATTTTGCATTCTTACCAGTGGTGGTGAGTGATGTTTTGGTGGTGTTTCTAGTGTGGTACATACTGTAGTTCTTgctttattgcattttgtgtCTGTTAAATACTTGCTGCTAAGCTCAATTTGCAGGTATTTCTAGTTTCTGTTGgtttcttgtatattttacaaaagGGTTTAAGGTTTTTGGCTTTCTGTGTTCTACCATTTGTGGTTGGTTGCTCTGGTGGTGCAGTGTGGTGGTTGTTGGCCCACTCGAGAGTGAGCCCTTTTCATTAGATTAGATTAAGCAAAAGAATTACGAGTAACTGACAGGTGCTGAGGGCTTTAAATAAGTGGCTTTAGTTAGTGCTTTATGCAtagtttatttgattttggatTTAATTAAGATCTGTGTGGCTTTGCTGGGCTTTCGTTTAGTGTTTTGTCCAGTTTGTGTAGGGTGTGTCAAAGCTTTGATAATGCGACACCGATATTGTGGCTAATATAGGGAAAGACATGGAAGAAGTTATTAGATAGAGACAGTGGCAGATTCATATGTGTTAGATGCAATGTCAGATATAGTGGGTGTCCACATAGCAAGTAGCAGCAAGGCACAGTCGATGTTTAGTGGGTGTTGAAGGATATGCAAAGAGACACAGGAATATAGCAGATAGAAGAGGTGAAAGGCAGCAAGAGATCTCTTGCAGTGAGTGGCTCAGATCTCGGTTTTGTGGAAGggaaaatcataataattgaGAGGATTTCCTTTAGCAATTCAGACCCCCTTCCCAATTTCGGTGACATAATATATTTCCCAAGAGCTTTCAACTCGTAACATAATTAATCGTGAttcaagttttattttaacatGGCGCCCGAGCAGGGACCTTTTTTTGAGAAACTGTAGGGACTTCTTCAAGATGATTTTCTATAAAAAAAGACTTGAATCAATCGCTTAATTTTGCTATTCGCTTGCTGCTCTCTTGGGCATTACCTTATGTCGCCCTATTTGTTTTGAGTATAGTTCCCCCTACTCACGTCTCGATCCCATGCGCTTGTGCTGCTCGGTACCCAGACTCATGGTGCGCCCCAGTTCACCGCGGACAGCCTTCAAGGATTTCAAGATCTCATCCGGATCGCGCCGAGCCACGGACGAACGGCGCCGGCCCACCAGATAAGAGGTGGGCGGCGTGGCCATGGCGTCCTCCTCCAGCCGATTCTTTTCGGCATCCTGGAAGCTCGATCGACGCGAACCCGGCAATGAGCGCGAGAAGTCCTTGCCCAGCTGGTAGACCTCCACCTCCATGGTTTCCGACTGAGAGGAACCGCGTCGCGAGCCAGCTATCCAGGCGTGATCCGGATGCAGCAGTGAAGTTCCATCTCCGATGGAGTCTACGTCATCGGAGTTGGAGCGCTGCATATTGTAGTCGCGACGCAGCAACCGGGTCACATCGCCACTGGGCGCCCCTGCGCCGGCTGCAATGGAGCCACGTGGCGATACACTCGGCGATTTGCTGATGCTTATGCCACGCAGCCCCTTGGTATCCTCCAAGCGGCACCAGATTGCCTGGTCGTCGAGGAAGGCCTGCTGCAGCTCGATGCTGCACTCGCCCAGGAAAATGGACTCGGTGTGGGGCACCAGGTCCCACAGCTGAATGTCTATGTAGCGATCCATCAAGGTGTCGGCCTTCACATGGCCGAAGGTCAGTGTAGCGTTCCAAATGGGATTCTGTGTGGGTCGGCTGACCTCCGTTTGTTGCACGCTGCCATCTCCACTGAAGGTgggaataaaatttaatgtttgAAACAGTTAATAGAAGTTTGGAGAGCGTGGCAGAGAAACCTCTAGGGTTGTGTGGAATTTCTATGAGTGCTGCAAAGTATGGAGTGAGATAAATAGCGATGTGTTGTTCCACACTTTTGAGgagtgtttaatttaaatgatttaaaaccCTAGAGTTATTAAGTTGTTCTCTTTAATTTATCAATCTTGTAATGGCGCCCGAGCGGGAACCTTTTTGCTTTAACTCACCATTTGGGCAGAATGCGGACCTTGGCGTACGCCTCGGGTAGATTGCCATGTCCGTATGCCTCATCCCGCAGTGCCAGGTCGTCGCCGGCCATCAGGGAGACCACCAGCTCGCTGCGCTCCGCATGGTACCAAACCTGGATCTGGACTCTTCCGGTGACCAGCTTCTCGCGGGCAATTTGCTCCTGTGGCGACCAAAAAGCTCGTTAGTTCACGGATCACAAAGGCTCCTCCTCCAGCGAATGCCTGTCGCTATTCAACTCTTAACAATCGCTaggaatatatttatttagatatgGCATAGTCTAGATTTATTAGCCTAGAGCCtaaacaaaagcattttgtttgccttgcctATTTACAGTTGTTCGGCTGGTTTCTTGTTCTCTGAAAATTTGCGtgtttgtttcgcttttttgttgtgttctcgatgtgagtgtgtgtacataactgaacaacaaattaaagcaatcaaaacgtaaataaaactaattaaacgAGTGAGAACGAAGGGGCGGTGGCGGGGCGTGGTTGGTGCAGCATGCCAGTTAAATTGCAACGCATCCCCCTGGGGGCAAACACAAATACGAAATACGAAACTGAAAGGCAGGCACATAAACATAATGCAAATTATGATGTTCGCACACTGGAACAACGATGTGCATGTGTTCTCTATTTACAAAAGGCAAAACACACATGCCCATGCACAGATAAACAAAGCGGACCGCAAATGCAATCTGCTCGGGGCCTTCTGTCTAGCGTTTTCTATGCCCCAAAACGGAAGTCATTGCGGTGCAGTTGCGCATGAAGGTTGCGATTGTTGCTGTAGTTGTTGCCCAAACTGGTGCAGCGTTCTTCCATGTGCACCAAGAAAAATCTCTCTTTTCCCCTCATCTGGGAATTCAGTTGATTCCATTGCTTAGTAACTAATCTTCCTGTCTTGATAAAGCTAACTCCtaaatttcacaatttaaaatttgcttAGATATTCAGTAAGTTGGCTAAAAAACTGAACTTGATTGTTCAGACTGCAACGAAATTGTCCTAAAGTTTAGCCTACTTTGTATTTGAGGTGTTCATTGTTCCCAGCCAGTGAAAACCATTTCAATCGGCTGCTGTAAATTTTCCCTcggcttttattattttttgccgTGTCCTAGTAGTTGGTAGCCACCAACTCTTCATAACATATTCATGGCGTGTACatgcgcagcagcaacaaccacacgTCCGAATTGACTTTCTCTATGGCGGATCTGCAGCGGAAGCCGCCATATTGCAATAACGTGTTGCGAGCGGAAATGGAGCCCACACACAAGAAaacgcgcgtgtgtgtgtgtgtatgccgAAACTGCGAACTGTTGCTCGGTAACTTTTTacgagcgaaaagaaaaaatattacattatgCCGCGCACTTTTCATCTGTGGAAATCGAATTCGTGTTGGGACTGACTTATAAGTGGGAGTGGggcatgtttatttttatctaCAGGTAAGCAGGCACATGTACTGCCTGGATTATTGGAGTTTATCAGGCATCAGGCAGGCGCCGGCGATAAAAGCCTAAGCACTTGAAAACTTTGAGgcccgtcgtcgtcgtcgataATAATAATGACGAAGGCTCCCGCAAAGGCGAAAAAAGGGAATTCGGGGCTGAATTGTTGTTAAAAGTTTTCTAATTTTCGACATTTCCAGCATTTTATGCCTCCCAGCTGTCAATTAAAGGACGTCAGCACCTGTTGCTGACAAGTCCGCCAAGACAAAAGTCACCGGGTTCCTTCGGGAGATGATTTCCCCCGCAATTGGAAACCAACACGCCCACTTGACACCTGCCCGGTGGTTTTTGGGGGCACTTCAGTGGGCtccaaagtttttggcaaccGCAATTCCCCCTTTTTTCTCTGGAAGATAACTCAAAGTGACACAAAAGTTTGCGGCAAAAGTTGCGTATGAATAATAAACAGAGGCATGCCAGTAAATGGAAACACATAGACATAGACAGCTTGGTGGGccacaaaaacatatatacatatatatatacagaagAATTAAACACTTATTACAGATGCCATATGCTACGTTCAACGGATATTTACAGGGGCGGGAAACAAAGACAAGGTTTGCTGcatcaaattcaaatcgaaTTGATTATGCTTTTAAAAGTCGTATGCATATTGTGGGTTAACTGATTACATTCAACagatcaatcaatcaatcagtcgCGTGGAAGCAGCACAGCTCTAGGGTCAATCAATCTGCCATCAATTTAAATGATGACAGTCGTATTACTCttggttttaattttgtacatatatttagattgtttcggttttcggttgTTGTTCGCCTCGCTTTTCGAGGTCTTGATTCTTGGTTGGTTACTGTTTTCATTGGTATTTTTCTGTTTATAGCCATAACTCGTGCCAGCTGGGGTTACATTGGTTGTAcaggaaatgaaaattgagtttGTATACAATCAGCACATGTTGTtatctatatagtatattCGTAAGTGATTTTAGTTGTTTAGTCGTTTAGGAGAAATGCTAATCGGTTTAAGATTCAAGAGCCACTAAATGCTAGTCAAACTTAGGCGTaggtttatgcaaattaggcaaaatgcaaacaaatcaaagtgATGTACTCA
It contains:
- the LOC6736519 gene encoding synaptic vesicle 2-related protein, whose product is MSDIDEVFTKLGFGKMQFIILFSCFNLQIWMTNEQLGFGVVIAGASCEMRIHDRRLAWLMAASFAAQMVSCFLWGELADVYGRRRIIMISSIVANIVSILSACVPEFWGFLFLRSVGGFFIAASVVCLMTYLSEFTKISLRPRVLTIMSFSLGLSMIYVPCLAGFLLPLRMEPSSWRILLLCNQVPGIIGIIILIFLPESPKYYLSINNQEKAMQVMERICRMNKGKEVTLNSLGVESLTQPRLRQPSQKHGSCYETKVLLLNHAKIMWFFFIIFFSLSGLGFALPIWMLRVRVLTATFPDWDTICSHMDEVSPDSRGHLECHLTYEQMRDPMIHGCVVLALFMVTTVILTWLSRRVVIIGFICISVVGCVALNFMEHPNLILISFFAIIDPIICSVRLASSMLIDLVPTHLRGKVFALISMTGRAGVLITSVYVGYTLSHICYVTFNIFIIVLIVTGCHVYWLPSKFQRTSFAN